The following are encoded in a window of Streptomyces sp. 11x1 genomic DNA:
- a CDS encoding ABC transporter ATP-binding protein has product MGKARGGGKPETSESETLLFGGPLRYDMGWSQHADAFLELNFRAMIRRLPSLLASSFRLAWQADRRAARTVLAAETGRGLAQAVSLLAVNTILARLMADGTVEARLREAVPALGTIAAVMLVATLLRAASTYATGRLEPKVERVATELYLERAAAVELSAIEDDGFHKLLDTAKYGAQSARRMISYSARVVNALISLIAAAGVLTVLHPALLPLLVTMTLPSAWSSLTIARRRYTSFHAWVQHARAGYLIGSLLIEPEAAPEIRVHGVGPFLLRHYRSMSETAEAEQARLARLAARTGLYAAVWTGLATVATYATLGGLLLAGAMALSVAGTAVLAIRTGSSSLDTLVLEVNALHEEALFVGDMQRLYVEAAKRAIPEGGDPLPEDPREIRVENVTFTYPGKAGRPALKDVTLTVPLGKIVALVGENGSGKTTLVKLLAGLYAPDQGRIMWDGVDAAGADRRQLAERIAMVAQDFKRWPFTARVNMAIGRPSAPLTEERLAASVAEAGAQDVMDDLPRGLDTLLGKGFSGGHELSGGQWQRLGIARAAYRRGRILIVDEPTAALDARAELEVFEKIRALAGTGQTVVLITHRLASVRHADLVHVLDQGRLVESGTPDELLATGGVYAELYSLQAEQFAARLPAERTAPARVPAPKAG; this is encoded by the coding sequence GTGGGGAAGGCGCGTGGTGGGGGCAAGCCGGAGACGTCCGAGTCGGAGACGCTCCTCTTCGGAGGGCCGCTGCGGTACGACATGGGCTGGTCGCAGCATGCCGACGCCTTTCTGGAGCTGAACTTCCGCGCGATGATCCGGCGGCTGCCGTCGCTGCTCGCGTCGAGCTTCCGGCTGGCCTGGCAGGCGGACCGGCGGGCCGCGCGGACCGTGCTGGCGGCCGAGACGGGCCGGGGCCTCGCCCAGGCGGTGAGCCTGCTCGCGGTGAACACGATCCTGGCCCGGCTGATGGCGGACGGCACGGTCGAGGCACGGCTGCGGGAGGCGGTCCCCGCCCTCGGCACCATCGCCGCGGTCATGCTGGTGGCCACGCTGCTGCGGGCCGCGTCGACGTACGCCACGGGCCGTCTGGAACCGAAGGTCGAGCGGGTCGCGACCGAGCTGTACCTGGAACGGGCGGCGGCGGTGGAACTGTCCGCGATCGAGGACGACGGCTTCCACAAGCTGTTGGACACCGCGAAGTACGGCGCCCAGTCGGCCCGCCGGATGATCAGCTACTCGGCGCGCGTGGTCAATGCGCTGATCTCGCTGATCGCGGCGGCCGGCGTGCTGACCGTGCTGCACCCGGCCCTGCTGCCGCTGCTGGTCACGATGACCCTGCCGAGCGCCTGGAGCTCCCTGACGATCGCCCGCCGCCGCTACACGTCGTTCCACGCCTGGGTGCAGCACGCGCGGGCCGGCTATCTGATCGGTTCCCTGCTGATCGAGCCGGAGGCGGCCCCGGAGATCCGGGTGCACGGCGTCGGCCCGTTCCTGCTGCGCCACTACCGGTCGATGTCGGAGACCGCGGAGGCCGAACAGGCCCGGCTGGCCCGGCTGGCGGCCCGTACGGGCCTGTACGCGGCCGTGTGGACGGGGCTCGCCACCGTGGCGACGTACGCGACGCTGGGCGGTCTGCTGCTCGCCGGTGCCATGGCGCTGTCCGTGGCGGGCACGGCGGTCCTCGCGATCCGCACGGGTTCGTCGAGCCTGGACACGCTGGTCCTGGAGGTGAACGCGCTGCACGAGGAGGCTCTCTTCGTGGGCGACATGCAGCGGCTGTACGTGGAGGCCGCCAAGCGCGCGATCCCGGAGGGCGGTGATCCGCTGCCTGAGGACCCGCGGGAGATCCGGGTGGAGAACGTGACCTTCACCTATCCGGGCAAGGCCGGCCGGCCCGCGCTCAAGGACGTCACCCTGACCGTGCCGCTCGGCAAGATCGTGGCGCTCGTCGGGGAGAACGGCTCGGGCAAGACGACCCTGGTCAAGCTGCTCGCCGGGCTGTACGCGCCCGACCAGGGCAGGATCATGTGGGACGGCGTGGACGCGGCGGGCGCCGACCGGCGGCAGCTCGCCGAGCGCATCGCGATGGTCGCGCAGGACTTCAAGCGGTGGCCCTTCACCGCCCGCGTCAACATGGCGATCGGCCGCCCCTCGGCGCCGCTGACCGAGGAACGGCTCGCGGCGTCCGTCGCGGAGGCCGGGGCGCAGGACGTGATGGACGATCTGCCGCGCGGCCTCGACACGCTGCTGGGCAAGGGGTTCAGCGGCGGGCACGAGCTGTCGGGCGGGCAGTGGCAGCGGCTGGGGATCGCGCGGGCCGCGTACCGCCGCGGGCGGATCCTCATCGTGGACGAGCCGACGGCCGCCCTGGACGCGCGCGCCGAGCTAGAGGTCTTCGAGAAGATCCGCGCCCTGGCGGGCACCGGTCAGACGGTCGTCCTGATCACCCACCGGCTGGCTTCGGTCCGCCACGCCGACCTCGTGCACGTCCTCGACCAGGGGCGCCTGGTGGAGTCCGGCACCCCGGACGAACTGCTGGCCACGGGCGGGGTGTACGCCGAGCTGTACTCGCTCCAGGCGGAGCAGTTCGCGGCGCGGCTGCCGGCCGAGCGGACCGCCCCGGCGAGGGTTCCCGCGCCCAAGGCGGGGTGA
- a CDS encoding ATP-binding protein — protein MIPPPAPLGTDAAGDRVGPGPAAGARPETIAERRFRFELAAHPGAVAQARRVTRDQLTGWALCEDTCDTAALVVSELVTNAIVHTASAQIVCELSDGDELVRIAVRDEGCAPGEPHPSPQRPEEEHGRGLLLIESLCRSWGAQPVGPGLLVWADVPRGLLAPLAPAVTPEPVVDITLGAGGSPDTAARSDLGWGAKKPPAEGRPGEAESFRVKGVEGHRGGAEAGYRTGFECRTEVGVRPQAGRRTGAEWV, from the coding sequence GTGATTCCGCCCCCTGCGCCGTTAGGAACAGACGCCGCCGGTGACCGTGTCGGTCCCGGTCCGGCCGCCGGGGCGCGCCCCGAGACAATCGCCGAGCGCCGGTTCCGATTCGAGCTGGCCGCGCACCCGGGTGCCGTGGCCCAGGCCCGGCGGGTGACCCGTGACCAGCTCACAGGCTGGGCCCTCTGCGAGGACACCTGCGACACCGCCGCCCTCGTCGTGTCCGAACTGGTGACCAACGCGATCGTGCACACCGCGAGCGCCCAGATCGTCTGCGAGCTGTCCGACGGCGACGAGCTGGTGCGGATAGCGGTACGGGACGAGGGCTGTGCGCCCGGCGAGCCGCACCCCTCGCCGCAGCGGCCCGAGGAGGAACACGGCAGGGGTCTGCTCCTCATAGAGTCCCTCTGCCGCTCATGGGGTGCCCAGCCGGTCGGTCCGGGGCTCCTGGTGTGGGCCGACGTGCCCCGCGGACTGCTCGCCCCCCTCGCGCCGGCGGTCACACCCGAGCCGGTCGTGGACATCACCCTGGGCGCGGGCGGGAGCCCGGACACGGCGGCCCGGTCCGATCTGGGCTGGGGTGCGAAGAAGCCGCCGGCCGAGGGTCGGCCCGGTGAGGCGGAGTCCTTCCGCGTGAAGGGCGTCGAGGGCCACCGCGGCGGTGCCGAGGCCGGGTACCGCACGGGTTTCGAATGTCGTACGGAAGTCGGAGTCCGGCCCCAGGCCGGACGGCGGACGGGGGCCGAATGGGTGTGA
- a CDS encoding helix-turn-helix transcriptional regulator, translating into MSEPRSAPTVGQVVLGRRLLDLRERAGIRREDAARVLHVTAATVRRMETAEVALKIPYLQLLLKAYGVGDEEAETFVQLAEEANKPGWWQRYHDILPGWFSMYVSLEGAASLIRGYDPHFVPGLLQTEGYARSVMTSGAIGQTKPADIERHVDLRMRRQELLTREGAPRLWFVMDETALRRPVGGPAVMRAQIDRLLEAMELPHVTVQVTTFDTGPHPGTYGPFVLFRFAMPELPDMVYSEYLTGAVYLDDRSEVATHLEVMDRMAAQAATAQRTKEVLRDLREEL; encoded by the coding sequence ATGAGCGAGCCGCGGTCCGCGCCGACGGTCGGGCAGGTCGTGCTCGGTCGGCGTCTGTTGGACCTGCGTGAGCGCGCGGGCATCAGGCGCGAGGACGCCGCACGCGTCCTGCACGTCACCGCCGCAACGGTCCGCCGCATGGAGACCGCCGAGGTCGCCCTCAAGATTCCCTACCTGCAGCTCCTGCTGAAGGCGTACGGGGTCGGTGACGAGGAGGCCGAGACCTTCGTCCAGCTCGCCGAGGAGGCCAACAAACCCGGCTGGTGGCAGCGCTACCACGACATCCTGCCGGGCTGGTTCTCCATGTACGTCAGCCTGGAGGGCGCGGCCTCCCTGATCCGCGGCTACGACCCGCACTTCGTCCCCGGCCTCCTGCAGACCGAGGGCTACGCCCGTTCCGTCATGACCTCGGGCGCCATCGGCCAGACCAAGCCCGCGGACATCGAGCGCCATGTCGACCTGCGCATGCGACGCCAGGAACTGCTCACCCGTGAGGGTGCGCCCCGGCTGTGGTTCGTGATGGACGAGACCGCCCTGCGCCGCCCCGTCGGCGGCCCGGCGGTCATGCGCGCCCAGATCGACCGACTGCTGGAGGCGATGGAGCTGCCGCATGTGACGGTGCAGGTCACCACGTTCGACACAGGACCGCACCCCGGAACGTACGGGCCGTTCGTCCTGTTCCGTTTCGCCATGCCGGAGCTTCCGGACATGGTCTACAGCGAGTACCTGACCGGCGCCGTCTACCTGGACGACCGCTCCGAGGTGGCGACCCACCTCGAGGTCATGGACCGCATGGCGGCGCAGGCCGCCACGGCACAACGCACGAAGGAGGTCCTCCGGGACCTCCGCGAGGAGCTCTGA
- a CDS encoding DUF397 domain-containing protein: MEFIKSQSQTRTRTQSRNRVYNGMPARELGSEGWHKPWSGGNGGNCLEAMKLADGRIAVRQSTDPDGPALIYTPDEMNAFIQGAKAGVADFLLS, translated from the coding sequence ATGGAATTCATCAAGTCGCAGTCGCAGACGCGCACACGCACACAGTCGCGCAACCGCGTCTACAACGGCATGCCCGCCCGGGAGCTGGGCAGCGAGGGCTGGCACAAGCCCTGGAGCGGAGGCAACGGAGGGAACTGCCTGGAGGCCATGAAGCTCGCCGACGGCCGGATCGCCGTACGGCAGTCCACCGACCCCGACGGACCGGCGCTGATCTACACGCCGGACGAGATGAACGCCTTCATCCAGGGTGCCAAGGCGGGGGTGGCCGACTTCCTGCTCTCCTGA
- a CDS encoding SAM-dependent methyltransferase, which produces MEFVMNGRPLVGIDTSRPHPARMYDWYLGGKDNYPVDEAMGRQMLALDPRVPVMAQVNRAFMHRSTRWLAEHGVRQFLDIGTGIPTEPNLHQIAQRVAPDAVVVYCDNDPIVLAHAGALLRGTPEGRTEYLQADVRDPHAVVEGAKKVLDLGRPVALSLIALLHFVSDEDGAHALVQRLMAELPSGSYLVVTHATADFTPEESKAATEKLKAAGVTLALRSREEFARFFDGLELVDPGVEVPHHWHPELGDPVPGQDDGVIPGYGAVARKP; this is translated from the coding sequence ATGGAGTTCGTCATGAACGGGCGTCCCCTCGTCGGGATCGACACGAGCAGACCTCACCCCGCCCGGATGTACGACTGGTACCTCGGCGGAAAGGACAACTACCCCGTCGACGAGGCGATGGGCCGGCAGATGCTGGCCCTCGACCCCCGCGTACCGGTGATGGCGCAGGTCAACCGTGCCTTCATGCACCGCTCCACCCGCTGGCTGGCCGAGCACGGCGTCCGCCAGTTCCTCGACATCGGCACCGGTATCCCGACCGAGCCGAACCTGCACCAGATCGCCCAGCGGGTCGCCCCCGACGCCGTCGTCGTCTACTGCGACAACGACCCCATCGTGCTGGCCCACGCGGGGGCCCTGCTGCGTGGTACGCCGGAGGGGCGCACCGAGTATCTGCAGGCCGACGTGCGCGACCCGCACGCCGTCGTCGAGGGCGCCAAGAAGGTCCTCGACCTCGGCCGGCCCGTGGCGCTCTCGCTGATCGCGCTGCTGCACTTCGTCTCCGACGAGGACGGCGCGCACGCCCTGGTGCAGCGGCTGATGGCCGAACTGCCCTCCGGCAGCTATCTGGTCGTCACGCACGCCACCGCCGACTTCACCCCGGAGGAGTCGAAGGCGGCCACGGAGAAGCTCAAGGCCGCCGGTGTCACCCTGGCGCTGCGCTCCCGCGAGGAGTTCGCCCGCTTCTTCGACGGCCTCGAACTGGTCGACCCCGGCGTCGAGGTGCCCCACCACTGGCACCCCGAACTCGGCGACCCCGTCCCCGGCCAGGACGACGGGGTCATCCCGGGGTACGGGGCGGTGGCCCGCAAGCCGTAG
- a CDS encoding fused DSP-PTPase phosphatase/NAD kinase-like protein has protein sequence MSVSVAPPPVRPDLSAPSARPRSLRRKVARVLIGVLLGYLAIWATGSLGVLAMTYVARETTSVPEGTRSVKGIHNFQPVGTDGELWRGAAPSPTGYRALADLGFTTVVDLRAEKLSAAQLALPREAGLDVVRVPMRDGQTPTPEQAQRLLDTVSESSGPVFVHCGAGVGRTGTMAAAYLVKTGQEDSPGAVWRNLSVGPPSIEQIYYGLMLERERDTAQPPLPVVAVSRLVDAPRRIWSYV, from the coding sequence ATGTCTGTCTCTGTCGCACCTCCGCCCGTACGCCCGGATCTCTCCGCCCCCTCCGCCCGTCCCCGCTCGCTGCGCCGCAAGGTGGCGCGTGTGCTGATCGGTGTGCTGCTCGGCTACCTCGCCATCTGGGCCACGGGCTCCCTGGGAGTCCTGGCGATGACGTACGTGGCGCGGGAGACGACCTCGGTGCCCGAGGGGACGCGTTCGGTGAAGGGGATCCACAACTTCCAGCCCGTCGGCACGGACGGCGAGCTGTGGCGCGGGGCAGCCCCCTCCCCCACCGGGTACCGGGCGCTCGCCGATCTCGGCTTCACCACGGTCGTCGACCTGCGCGCGGAGAAGCTGAGCGCCGCCCAGCTCGCCCTGCCGCGCGAGGCGGGCCTCGACGTCGTACGGGTGCCGATGCGTGACGGGCAGACCCCGACGCCCGAGCAGGCACAGCGTCTGCTCGACACGGTCTCCGAGAGCTCCGGGCCGGTGTTCGTGCACTGCGGCGCCGGGGTCGGCCGTACGGGGACGATGGCCGCGGCCTATCTTGTGAAGACCGGGCAGGAGGACTCGCCGGGCGCGGTCTGGCGCAACCTGTCGGTCGGGCCGCCGTCGATCGAGCAGATCTACTACGGACTGATGCTGGAGCGGGAGCGCGACACGGCGCAGCCGCCGCTGCCGGTGGTCGCGGTGAGCCGCCTCGTCGACGCGCCGCGCCGGATCTGGTCGTACGTGTAG
- a CDS encoding PEP/pyruvate-binding domain-containing protein — protein sequence MTALDERHGDHGAGAHGGASPRSGGTLGSRVVPLSRPTASLPLLTGSKAAHLARAARAGLPVLPGFVIPDAPPDPGDLWDPDDLRDLSRAWAELSRHGALSLVVRSSSPQEDTEESSLAGRFDSVLDVRGWEEFRAAVRTVLGSARGPDGDSAPMAVLVQPMLRARVGGVLFGADPVAGRTDRMLVSAVRGGPDTLVSGEQPGTSHWVNRWGRLLRTDSSDGGALLTGGELRRLARLARRAARVFGGPQDIEFAFDEDGRLWLLQSRPITAMGPRPPRGARLLGPGPVAETLPGRLEPLEEDLWVAPMARGLAIALGLGGSASRRRLRSAPVVVAVGGRVAADLRLLGAVPPRHPRLAWLNPAPGARRLGAAWRVGRLTSTLPGLATDLVADVDRRLVETPPTGDLPTVELISTLRWTRSVLVSLHAQEALTGALLPEPRVTAAGAALATLAESRYRDRSLPDHQVVAAEPVVLALTAPSLWGDLRLPPPEPVHPNGASATSSVTPAPHLSPETALAPASSHSPSARPSSTAGARGDTTATAPLPSARRAGHVSPGALPPREALRLRVRWVQELQVRLVREAAHRLLVRGVLGEARRVGLLRWKELMTALETGGLPEDFAERLPRPASAPLPDRFRLAEGGVVVADRATGPSGAGDGNGGRGVSGGRGMGTVWDGEGSGPPDAVLVVRTLDPALAPLLPRVTGLVAQTGGPLSHLAVLAREFGVPAVVGIDDAVRRFPPGTRVTVDGGTGDVRAEGS from the coding sequence ATGACGGCGCTCGACGAACGTCACGGAGATCACGGAGCAGGTGCGCACGGCGGGGCGTCGCCCCGGAGCGGCGGCACTCTCGGTTCTCGCGTCGTCCCGCTGAGCCGGCCGACGGCCTCTCTGCCTCTGCTCACCGGATCGAAGGCGGCCCACCTCGCGCGGGCGGCCCGCGCCGGGCTGCCGGTGCTGCCCGGCTTCGTGATCCCTGACGCCCCTCCGGACCCGGGCGACCTGTGGGACCCCGACGATCTACGGGACCTGTCGCGCGCCTGGGCCGAGTTGTCCCGGCACGGGGCGCTGTCCCTGGTGGTGCGGTCCTCCTCGCCGCAGGAGGACACGGAGGAGTCCTCGTTGGCGGGACGGTTCGACTCGGTGCTCGATGTGCGGGGGTGGGAGGAGTTTCGGGCGGCGGTGCGCACGGTGCTGGGCTCGGCCCGGGGGCCCGACGGTGACAGCGCTCCGATGGCCGTGCTCGTCCAGCCGATGCTCAGGGCCCGGGTCGGGGGTGTGCTGTTCGGCGCGGACCCCGTGGCCGGGCGGACCGATCGGATGCTGGTGAGCGCGGTGCGGGGCGGGCCCGACACGTTGGTGAGCGGGGAGCAGCCCGGGACGAGTCACTGGGTGAACCGGTGGGGTCGGCTGCTGCGGACGGATTCGTCCGACGGCGGGGCGCTGCTCACCGGCGGTGAACTGCGTCGTCTGGCGCGGCTGGCCCGGCGGGCCGCCCGGGTGTTCGGCGGGCCCCAGGACATCGAGTTCGCGTTCGACGAGGACGGACGGCTGTGGTTGCTCCAGAGCCGTCCGATCACGGCGATGGGTCCCCGTCCGCCGCGTGGCGCCCGGTTGCTCGGTCCCGGGCCGGTGGCGGAGACCCTGCCGGGGCGGTTGGAGCCGCTGGAGGAGGATCTGTGGGTGGCGCCGATGGCCCGGGGGCTCGCCATCGCGCTCGGGCTCGGCGGGAGCGCGTCGCGTCGGCGGTTGCGGTCGGCGCCGGTGGTCGTGGCGGTCGGCGGCCGGGTCGCGGCGGACCTGCGGCTGCTGGGTGCCGTCCCGCCGAGGCATCCCCGGCTGGCGTGGCTCAACCCGGCGCCGGGGGCCCGGCGGCTGGGGGCCGCCTGGCGGGTGGGGCGGCTGACCTCGACGCTGCCGGGTCTGGCGACGGACCTGGTGGCCGACGTCGACAGGCGGCTGGTCGAGACCCCGCCGACCGGAGACCTGCCGACCGTCGAGTTGATCTCGACCCTGCGCTGGACACGCTCCGTCCTGGTCTCGCTCCACGCTCAGGAGGCCCTCACGGGTGCCCTCCTCCCCGAGCCCCGCGTCACGGCCGCGGGGGCCGCTCTCGCGACGCTCGCCGAGTCGAGGTACCGGGACCGGAGCCTGCCGGACCACCAGGTGGTGGCCGCCGAACCCGTGGTCCTCGCCCTGACGGCTCCGAGCCTGTGGGGCGATCTGCGGCTGCCCCCACCGGAGCCCGTCCACCCCAACGGCGCCTCCGCGACCTCCTCGGTCACCCCCGCCCCGCACCTCTCCCCGGAAACCGCCCTGGCACCCGCCTCCTCGCACTCCCCCTCCGCACGCCCCTCCTCCACCGCCGGCGCCCGAGGCGACACCACGGCCACGGCCCCCCTTCCGTCCGCGCGGCGCGCGGGCCACGTCTCCCCGGGCGCCCTGCCGCCGCGCGAGGCCCTGCGGCTGCGGGTCCGCTGGGTGCAGGAGTTGCAGGTCAGACTGGTGCGGGAGGCGGCGCACCGGCTGCTCGTCCGGGGTGTGCTGGGTGAGGCCCGGCGGGTGGGGCTGCTGCGGTGGAAGGAGCTCATGACGGCCCTGGAGACCGGTGGGCTGCCGGAGGACTTCGCGGAACGGCTGCCCCGGCCCGCGTCCGCTCCGCTCCCGGACCGGTTCCGGCTCGCGGAGGGCGGTGTGGTCGTCGCCGACCGCGCCACCGGGCCGTCCGGCGCGGGAGACGGGAACGGCGGCCGGGGCGTGTCCGGCGGCCGGGGCATGGGCACGGTGTGGGACGGCGAGGGGAGCGGGCCGCCGGACGCCGTGCTGGTGGTCCGGACGCTCGATCCGGCGCTGGCCCCGCTGCTGCCGCGTGTCACGGGGCTGGTGGCGCAGACGGGCGGCCCGTTGTCCCATCTGGCGGTGCTGGCACGGGAGTTCGGTGTGCCGGCCGTGGTGGGCATCGACGACGCGGTGCGCCGTTTCCCGCCGGGGACCCGGGTGACGGTCGACGGGGGCACCGGCGACGTACGGGCGGAGGGTTCGTGA
- a CDS encoding PLP-dependent aminotransferase family protein has product MVDSWVNSAELFGADLHLELSGGGGRRAALIRALREAVRGGRLAPGTRLPPYRSLAADLGVARNTVADAYAELVAEGWLTARQGSGTRVAQRVEPLGAPRVPRKAPRARGPLHDLRQGTPDASAFPRLAWAASYRRALTRAPNEAFGPGDPAGRVELREALAEYLARARGVRTEPSRIVVCSGFAHALRLLFHGRVLRGPLAVESYGLGFHRELLAAASVRTVPLPLDENGAQVDGLDRERAVLLTPAHQFPTGGPLHPERRAAVVDWARARGGVVLEDDYDGEFRYDRKPVGAVQGLDPDRVVLIGSVSKSLSPALRLGWMVLPERFVDAVVEAKGEREAWASVPDQLALADFVTSGAYDRHVRRMRQRYRGRRDRLVAALAAHAPHIEVTGIAAGLHAVLRLPPGTERSVVKAAAWQGVALDGLAGFRHPAAKGDAPDGLVVGYATPPEHAYSAAVEALCGALPPG; this is encoded by the coding sequence ATGGTGGATTCATGGGTCAATTCGGCGGAGCTGTTCGGGGCCGATCTACATCTCGAACTGTCCGGTGGGGGCGGCCGGCGGGCGGCGTTGATCCGGGCTCTGCGGGAGGCTGTGCGTGGGGGTCGGCTGGCGCCCGGGACCCGGCTGCCGCCGTACCGCTCGCTCGCGGCGGACCTGGGGGTCGCCCGCAACACGGTCGCCGACGCGTACGCGGAACTGGTCGCGGAGGGCTGGCTGACCGCCCGGCAGGGGTCGGGGACGCGGGTCGCGCAACGAGTGGAACCCCTGGGCGCCCCACGCGTGCCCCGGAAGGCGCCCCGCGCGCGTGGGCCGCTGCACGATCTGCGGCAGGGCACGCCGGACGCGTCGGCGTTCCCGCGCCTCGCCTGGGCGGCGTCGTACCGCAGGGCGTTGACACGGGCGCCCAACGAGGCGTTCGGGCCGGGCGATCCGGCGGGCCGGGTCGAGCTGCGGGAGGCGCTCGCCGAGTATCTGGCACGCGCGCGGGGCGTGCGGACCGAGCCCTCGCGCATCGTGGTCTGCTCCGGTTTCGCGCACGCGTTGCGGCTGCTGTTCCACGGCCGGGTGCTGCGGGGGCCGCTGGCGGTGGAGTCGTACGGGCTGGGCTTCCATCGCGAGTTGCTGGCGGCGGCGTCCGTACGGACCGTTCCGCTGCCGCTCGACGAGAACGGTGCCCAGGTGGACGGGCTCGACCGGGAGAGAGCGGTGCTGCTCACGCCCGCGCACCAGTTCCCCACCGGCGGGCCGCTGCATCCCGAGCGGCGGGCCGCCGTCGTGGACTGGGCACGCGCGCGTGGCGGGGTGGTTCTGGAGGACGACTACGACGGGGAGTTCCGCTACGACCGCAAGCCCGTCGGGGCTGTGCAGGGCCTGGATCCCGACCGGGTCGTCCTCATCGGCTCGGTCAGCAAGAGTCTGTCGCCCGCGCTGCGGCTGGGGTGGATGGTCCTGCCGGAACGTTTCGTGGACGCCGTGGTGGAGGCCAAGGGAGAGCGGGAGGCGTGGGCGAGCGTGCCGGACCAGCTGGCCCTGGCGGACTTCGTGACGTCCGGGGCGTACGACCGGCATGTGCGGCGTATGCGGCAGCGGTACCGGGGGCGTCGGGACCGGCTGGTGGCGGCCCTGGCCGCGCACGCGCCGCACATCGAGGTCACCGGGATCGCCGCCGGGCTGCACGCGGTACTGCGGCTGCCGCCCGGTACGGAGCGGTCGGTGGTGAAGGCGGCGGCCTGGCAGGGGGTGGCCCTGGACGGACTGGCGGGGTTCCGGCATCCCGCGGCGAAGGGGGATGCCCCGGACGGGCTGGTGGTGGGGTACGCGACGCCGCCGGAGCACGCGTACTCGGCGGCGGTGGAGGCGTTGTGCGGGGCGCTCCCGCCGGGCTGA
- a CDS encoding carboxymuconolactone decarboxylase family protein, whose product MTTNTTNTTAKNTTATDVTAGAAPRLDYAKSARNAFRALIGFDAAAREGVDPALVELIQIRASHLNHCAYCLHLHTNDARKAGESEDRLHMIPVWREARHFFTAREQAALALTEAVTLVADGGVPDAVYAEAATHFDDTELAHVLALILTINTWNRIALATAKQAGTDNR is encoded by the coding sequence ATGACGACGAACACGACGAACACGACGGCGAAGAACACGACGGCGACGGACGTGACGGCGGGCGCCGCGCCCCGGCTCGACTACGCGAAGTCGGCCAGGAACGCCTTCCGCGCCCTCATCGGCTTCGACGCGGCGGCCCGCGAGGGCGTCGACCCGGCCCTGGTCGAACTGATCCAGATCCGCGCCTCCCACCTCAACCACTGCGCCTACTGCCTCCACCTGCACACCAACGACGCCCGCAAGGCCGGCGAGAGCGAGGACCGGCTGCACATGATCCCGGTCTGGCGCGAGGCCCGGCACTTCTTCACCGCCCGCGAACAGGCCGCCCTCGCCCTCACCGAAGCGGTCACCCTCGTCGCCGACGGCGGTGTCCCCGACGCCGTCTACGCCGAAGCCGCCACCCACTTCGACGACACCGAACTGGCTCACGTCCTCGCCCTGATCCTCACCATCAACACGTGGAACCGCATCGCCCTCGCCACCGCCAAACAAGCCGGCACGGACAACCGTTAG